A region of Streptomyces cinnamoneus DNA encodes the following proteins:
- a CDS encoding electron transfer flavoprotein subunit beta/FixA family protein, protein MSLRIVVCVKYVPDATGDRHFAEDLTVDRDDVDGLLSELDEYAVEQALQIAEDADDAEITVLTVGPEDAKDALRKALSMGADKAVHVEDDDLHGTDALGTSLVLAKALEHVGYDLVVSGMASTDGGMGVVPAMLAERLGVPQVTLLSEVKVEDGKVTGRRDGDAASEQLEAALPAVVSVTDQSGEARYPSFKGIMAAKKKPVQSLDLSDLGIEADEVGLEGSWTKVDEAAERPARTAGTVVKDEGEGGKQLAEFLAGQKFI, encoded by the coding sequence GTGAGCTTGAGGATCGTTGTCTGTGTGAAGTACGTGCCCGACGCCACCGGCGACCGGCACTTCGCCGAAGACCTGACCGTCGACCGTGACGACGTGGACGGCCTGCTCTCGGAGCTCGACGAGTACGCGGTCGAGCAGGCGCTGCAGATCGCCGAGGACGCGGACGACGCGGAGATCACCGTCCTGACGGTCGGCCCCGAGGACGCCAAGGACGCGCTGCGCAAGGCGCTGTCCATGGGCGCCGACAAGGCCGTCCACGTCGAGGACGACGACCTGCACGGCACCGACGCGCTGGGCACCTCCCTGGTCCTGGCCAAGGCCCTGGAGCACGTCGGCTACGACCTGGTCGTCTCCGGCATGGCCTCGACCGACGGCGGCATGGGCGTGGTCCCGGCGATGCTCGCCGAGCGCCTGGGCGTGCCGCAGGTCACCCTGCTCTCCGAGGTCAAGGTCGAGGACGGCAAGGTCACCGGCCGCCGCGACGGCGACGCCGCCAGCGAGCAGCTGGAGGCGGCCCTCCCGGCCGTCGTGTCCGTCACCGACCAGTCCGGTGAGGCGCGCTACCCCTCCTTCAAGGGCATCATGGCCGCCAAGAAGAAGCCGGTGCAGTCCCTGGACCTCTCCGACCTGGGCATCGAGGCCGACGAGGTCGGCCTGGAGGGCTCCTGGACCAAGGTCGACGAGGCCGCGGAGCGCCCGGCCCGCACGGCCGGCACGGTCGTCAAGGACGAGGGCGAGGGCGGCAAGCAGCTCGCCGAGTTCCTCGCGGGCCAGAAGTTCATCTGA
- a CDS encoding flavin reductase family protein, translating into MTASPELGTPHLTTPDLLRSVFRRHAAGVAVITAHGTRPVGFTATSVTSVAAEPPLLSFGVGTGSSSWPVLSEAEHVGVHILGEHQQELAATFARSGADRFAPPTRWRTGPHGVPVLEGVLAWTVCRVVARVPAGDHRVVLAEVVAGDPTGAGRPLLYHQGRFNGLRD; encoded by the coding sequence ATGACGGCCTCGCCCGAACTCGGCACGCCTCACCTCACCACCCCCGACCTGCTGCGCTCGGTCTTCCGCCGGCACGCCGCCGGCGTCGCGGTGATCACCGCGCACGGCACGCGCCCGGTCGGCTTCACCGCCACCTCCGTCACCTCCGTGGCCGCCGAGCCGCCGCTGCTGTCCTTCGGCGTCGGCACGGGCTCGTCGAGCTGGCCCGTGCTCTCCGAGGCCGAGCACGTGGGTGTGCACATACTCGGCGAGCACCAGCAGGAGCTGGCCGCGACCTTCGCGCGCAGCGGCGCCGACCGCTTCGCCCCGCCCACCCGCTGGCGCACCGGCCCGCACGGGGTGCCGGTGCTGGAGGGCGTGCTGGCGTGGACGGTGTGCCGTGTGGTGGCCCGCGTGCCCGCCGGCGACCACCGCGTCGTCCTCGCCGAGGTGGTCGCCGGGGACCCCACCGGGGCGGGCCGGCCGCTGCTGTACCACCAGGGGCGCTTCAACGGTCTGCGGGACTGA
- a CDS encoding TlpA family protein disulfide reductase, with protein MPVRDDQTGREPATPRLGPADLGAAPGERATLVQFSSAFCQPCRATRRVLADVAAMVDGVAHVEIDAEARLDLVRALGVRGTPTTLVLDADGREVRRATGQPRRADVIAALGAALCGPGARSDGP; from the coding sequence GTGCCCGTGCGGGACGACCAGACCGGGCGGGAGCCCGCCACGCCGCGGCTCGGCCCTGCCGACCTCGGCGCCGCGCCGGGCGAGCGGGCCACACTCGTCCAGTTCTCCAGCGCCTTCTGCCAGCCGTGCCGGGCGACCCGGCGCGTGCTCGCCGACGTGGCCGCCATGGTGGACGGCGTCGCCCACGTCGAGATCGACGCGGAGGCCCGGCTGGACCTCGTACGCGCCCTCGGTGTCCGGGGCACGCCCACCACCCTCGTCCTCGACGCCGACGGCCGGGAGGTGCGCCGGGCGACGGGACAGCCGCGCCGGGCCGACGTCATCGCCGCGCTGGGCGCGGCGCTGTGCGGGCCCGGGGCGCGGTCTGACGGGCCGTGA
- a CDS encoding lysophospholipid acyltransferase family protein: protein MAELVYRPVIGLAQGMFKALDLRFDIQGAEHIPQRGGAVLVSNHIGYLDFVFCGLAARPAKRLVRFMAKDSVFRHKVSGPLMRAMKHIPVDRSAGVDAYRHALSALRSGEIIGVFPEATISTSFTLKGFKSGAARLAQEAGVPLVPMALWGTQRLWTKGRKRDLGRNHIPVAIRVGEPLTAAADESADTLTGRVRSRVQELLEAAQRAYPVRTEGPEDSWWIPAHLGGTAPAAAEAGGRL from the coding sequence ATGGCAGAACTTGTCTACCGCCCGGTGATCGGTTTGGCCCAGGGCATGTTCAAGGCGCTTGACCTGCGCTTCGACATCCAGGGCGCTGAGCACATCCCGCAGCGCGGTGGGGCGGTGCTGGTGAGCAACCACATCGGGTACCTCGACTTCGTCTTCTGCGGCCTGGCCGCGCGCCCCGCCAAGCGCCTGGTGCGCTTCATGGCCAAGGACTCGGTCTTCCGCCACAAGGTGTCGGGGCCGCTCATGCGGGCCATGAAGCACATCCCGGTCGACCGCTCGGCGGGCGTCGACGCCTACAGGCACGCGTTGTCCGCACTGCGGTCGGGCGAGATCATCGGGGTGTTCCCGGAGGCCACGATCTCGACGTCGTTCACCCTGAAGGGCTTCAAGTCGGGCGCGGCGCGGCTGGCCCAGGAGGCCGGGGTGCCGCTGGTGCCGATGGCCCTGTGGGGCACCCAGCGGCTGTGGACCAAGGGCCGCAAGCGGGATCTGGGCCGCAACCACATCCCCGTCGCGATCCGGGTGGGCGAGCCGCTCACGGCGGCCGCGGACGAGTCCGCGGACACCCTGACCGGGCGGGTCCGCTCGCGCGTCCAGGAGCTCCTGGAGGCGGCGCAGCGGGCCTATCCGGTGCGGACCGAGGGCCCGGAGGACAGCTGGTGGATCCCGGCCCACCTGGGCGGCACGGCCCCCGCCGCCGCGGAGGCGGGCGGCCGGCTCTGA
- a CDS encoding threonine aldolase family protein, translated as MTDSPTAATDAIRRHDPELRGFASDNYAGVHPEILAALALANGGHQVAYGEDDYTAHLQDVMRAHFGPTAEVFPVFNGTGANVVALQAATERWGAVICAASAHINVDECGAPERVGGLKLLTVPTEHGKLTPELIDREAWGWDDEHRAQPQVVSLTQTTELGTCYTPEEIREICDHAHERGMKVHLDGSRIANAAASLGVPLRAFTTDAGVDLLSFGGTKNGLLFGECVVVLNPDAVRAMKHLRKMSMQLASKMRFVSVQFEALLSGDLWLRSAAHANAMAARLFEGVRTVEGVEVLHPVQSNAVFARLPRDVSERLQKRYRFYFWDEAAGDVRWMCSFDTTEADVDAFTAALAEEMAKG; from the coding sequence GTGACCGACAGCCCCACCGCGGCGACCGACGCGATACGCCGCCACGACCCGGAGCTGCGCGGCTTCGCCAGCGACAACTACGCGGGCGTCCACCCCGAGATCCTGGCGGCGCTCGCCCTCGCCAACGGCGGCCACCAGGTCGCCTACGGCGAGGACGACTACACCGCCCATCTCCAGGACGTCATGCGCGCCCACTTCGGGCCGACCGCCGAGGTGTTCCCGGTCTTCAACGGCACCGGGGCCAACGTGGTGGCCCTCCAGGCCGCCACCGAGCGGTGGGGCGCGGTCATCTGCGCCGCCAGCGCGCACATCAACGTCGACGAGTGCGGTGCGCCCGAGCGCGTCGGTGGCCTGAAGCTGCTGACGGTGCCCACCGAGCACGGCAAGCTCACCCCCGAGCTGATCGACCGCGAGGCATGGGGCTGGGACGACGAGCACCGCGCCCAGCCGCAGGTCGTCTCGCTCACCCAGACCACCGAGCTGGGCACCTGCTACACGCCCGAGGAGATCCGGGAGATCTGCGACCACGCCCACGAGCGGGGCATGAAGGTCCACCTGGACGGCTCGCGCATCGCCAACGCCGCGGCCAGCCTCGGCGTCCCGCTGCGCGCCTTCACCACCGACGCCGGCGTGGACCTGCTGTCCTTCGGCGGCACCAAGAACGGCCTGCTCTTCGGCGAGTGCGTCGTCGTCCTCAACCCGGACGCGGTGCGGGCGATGAAGCACCTGCGCAAGATGTCGATGCAGCTCGCCTCCAAGATGCGCTTCGTCTCCGTCCAGTTCGAGGCGCTGCTCTCGGGCGACCTGTGGCTGCGCAGCGCCGCCCATGCCAACGCCATGGCCGCACGACTGTTCGAGGGTGTGCGGACGGTGGAGGGCGTGGAGGTGCTGCACCCCGTGCAGTCCAACGCCGTCTTCGCCCGGCTGCCGCGCGACGTCAGCGAGCGGCTGCAGAAGCGCTACCGCTTCTACTTCTGGGACGAGGCGGCCGGTGACGTCCGCTGGATGTGCTCCTTCGACACCACCGAGGCCGACGTGGACGCCTTCACGGCGGCCCTGGCCGAGGAGATGGCCAAGGGGTAG
- a CDS encoding SDR family NAD(P)-dependent oxidoreductase, producing the protein MSIPSNGNGPLEGAVVAVAGAAGPAGRATLLRLAEAGATVVASDADAARLAEAVDAARYAHGGATVTGDTVDLLDLDAARAWADRTEKEFGRIDGLVHLVGGWRGSATFAETDLADWDLLEKLLIRTVQHTSLAFEGPLARSGNGRYLLISAAGASQPTAGNAAYAASKAAAEAWTLALADSFRKAGGEGAPPAAAAVLVVKALVHDAMRAERPNAKFAGFTDVKDLAEAITGVWEKPAQEVNGTRLWLTPQP; encoded by the coding sequence ATGAGCATTCCGAGCAACGGCAACGGCCCGCTGGAGGGCGCCGTCGTGGCGGTGGCGGGAGCGGCCGGTCCGGCGGGCCGGGCGACGCTGCTGCGGCTGGCGGAGGCCGGGGCGACCGTGGTCGCCTCCGACGCGGACGCGGCCCGCCTCGCGGAGGCCGTCGACGCCGCGCGCTACGCCCACGGCGGCGCCACCGTCACCGGCGACACCGTGGACCTCCTCGACCTGGACGCCGCCCGGGCATGGGCGGACCGCACCGAGAAGGAGTTCGGCCGCATCGACGGCCTGGTCCACCTGGTCGGCGGCTGGCGCGGCTCGGCGACCTTCGCCGAGACCGACCTGGCCGACTGGGACCTGCTGGAGAAGCTGCTCATCCGCACCGTCCAGCACACCTCGCTGGCCTTCGAGGGCCCCCTGGCCCGCAGCGGCAACGGCCGCTACCTGCTGATCAGCGCCGCGGGCGCCAGCCAGCCCACCGCCGGCAACGCCGCCTACGCCGCCTCCAAGGCCGCCGCCGAGGCGTGGACCCTGGCCCTCGCCGACTCCTTCCGCAAGGCGGGGGGCGAGGGCGCCCCGCCGGCCGCCGCCGCCGTCCTGGTGGTGAAGGCACTGGTGCACGACGCCATGCGCGCCGAACGACCCAACGCGAAATTCGCGGGCTTCACGGACGTCAAGGACCTGGCCGAGGCCATCACCGGCGTCTGGGAGAAGCCCGCCCAGGAAGTGAACGGAACCCGTCTGTGGCTCACCCCGCAACCGTGA
- a CDS encoding DUF6421 family protein → MTEILASPAVEADILTVDRVVEHPAWAALKTAVETIRPWQSADGSIDLTAEGAPPGEAVRSEVAAVIAAVEQLSPLVPHDAAYHTALVADLRRWADTGFGVPDFLDSLLAFQPAAQRADGLQHLVLFPMYTQNGNPDRNLEAVVLRTVWPEWLAELERTRYDNPLFLGITFEDFTAGYDTNSAVLFPETIAVREAPERFTWGGIFCDREAARFRVVTEAAVSTLGLDLPADIVTMLGDQERCQQAFVLWDMVHDRTHSHGDLPFDPFMIKQRQPFWMYGLEELRCDLTAFKEAVRLEADGYAQARDVQFAVLFDRMFRFPVTGDRVRNYDGLGGQLLFAYLHKHDVVRWTDNTLHIDWERAPQVTNQLCGEIEKLYRDGIDRPKLVHWFAAYELVSTYLAPHPGSVWAKGPEALDLSLPPRKLVDDVLPDEFPLSMFYEALAKKLRGVIASTKGITAERLAQVAA, encoded by the coding sequence GTGACGGAAATTCTTGCGTCGCCAGCAGTGGAAGCCGACATTCTGACTGTGGATCGCGTAGTGGAGCATCCGGCCTGGGCCGCGCTCAAGACCGCGGTCGAGACGATCCGGCCCTGGCAGTCCGCAGACGGCTCCATCGACCTCACAGCGGAGGGCGCGCCACCGGGCGAGGCGGTCCGCTCCGAGGTGGCGGCGGTCATAGCCGCCGTCGAGCAGCTGTCGCCGCTCGTCCCGCACGACGCCGCGTACCACACGGCCCTCGTCGCCGACCTGCGCCGCTGGGCCGACACCGGCTTCGGCGTGCCGGACTTCCTCGACTCCCTGCTGGCCTTCCAGCCCGCCGCCCAGCGGGCCGACGGCCTCCAGCACCTGGTCCTCTTCCCGATGTACACCCAGAACGGCAACCCCGACCGCAACCTCGAAGCGGTCGTGCTGCGCACCGTCTGGCCCGAGTGGCTCGCCGAGCTGGAGCGCACCCGCTACGACAACCCCCTCTTCCTCGGCATCACCTTCGAGGACTTCACGGCCGGCTACGACACCAACTCCGCCGTGCTGTTCCCCGAGACCATCGCCGTCCGCGAGGCCCCCGAGCGCTTCACCTGGGGCGGCATCTTCTGCGACCGCGAAGCGGCCCGCTTCCGCGTGGTCACCGAGGCGGCCGTCAGCACCCTGGGCCTGGACCTGCCGGCCGACATCGTCACCATGCTCGGCGACCAGGAGCGCTGCCAGCAGGCATTCGTCCTGTGGGACATGGTCCACGACCGCACCCACAGCCACGGCGACCTGCCCTTCGACCCGTTCATGATCAAGCAGCGCCAGCCGTTCTGGATGTACGGCCTGGAGGAGCTGCGCTGCGACCTGACCGCCTTCAAGGAGGCCGTCCGCCTGGAGGCCGACGGCTACGCCCAGGCCCGTGACGTGCAGTTCGCCGTGCTCTTCGACCGGATGTTCCGCTTCCCGGTCACCGGGGACCGCGTGCGCAACTACGACGGCCTCGGCGGCCAGCTCCTCTTCGCGTACCTCCACAAGCACGACGTCGTACGCTGGACGGACAACACCCTGCACATCGACTGGGAGCGCGCCCCGCAGGTCACCAACCAGCTGTGCGGCGAGATCGAGAAGCTCTACCGCGACGGCATCGACCGCCCCAAGCTCGTGCACTGGTTCGCCGCCTACGAGCTCGTTTCCACCTACCTCGCCCCGCACCCCGGCTCGGTCTGGGCCAAGGGCCCCGAGGCCCTCGACCTCTCCCTGCCGCCGCGCAAGCTCGTGGACGACGTGCTTCCGGATGAGTTCCCGCTCAGCATGTTCTACGAGGCCCTTGCCAAGAAGCTGCGCGGCGTGATCGCCTCGACCAAGGGGATCACGGCGGAGCGCCTCGCGCAGGTGGCCGCGTGA
- a CDS encoding GNAT family N-acetyltransferase, translating into MEATSSRTAEPTTFRAATVADVPALVALVESAYRGDASRAGWTTEADLLEGQRTDSEGVRAVVTDAASRVLVAERDGETVACCHLEHRGDHVYFGMFAVRPTAQGDGLGKLVMAEAERLARAEWDARAMHMTVIRQREELIAWYERRGYRRTGEMSPFPYGDERFGIPQRDDLEFELLVKDLAQPA; encoded by the coding sequence ATGGAAGCGACCAGCAGCCGTACCGCAGAGCCCACCACCTTCCGGGCAGCGACCGTGGCCGACGTGCCCGCGCTGGTCGCCCTGGTGGAGTCGGCCTACCGGGGCGACGCGAGCCGCGCCGGGTGGACCACCGAGGCCGATCTGCTGGAGGGTCAGCGCACGGACTCCGAGGGCGTGCGGGCCGTGGTCACCGATGCCGCCAGCCGGGTGCTGGTCGCCGAGCGCGACGGCGAGACGGTCGCCTGCTGCCACCTCGAACACCGTGGCGACCACGTCTACTTCGGCATGTTCGCGGTCCGTCCGACCGCCCAGGGCGACGGTCTGGGCAAGCTCGTCATGGCGGAGGCCGAGCGGCTCGCCCGTGCCGAGTGGGACGCCCGCGCGATGCACATGACCGTGATCAGGCAGCGCGAGGAACTGATCGCCTGGTACGAGCGCCGGGGCTACCGGCGCACGGGCGAGATGAGCCCGTTCCCCTACGGCGACGAGCGCTTCGGCATACCGCAGCGCGACGACCTCGAGTTCGAGCTCCTCGTCAAGGACCTCGCCCAGCCCGCCTGA
- a CDS encoding VOC family protein translates to MVHVLSSRILLRPTDPERSRAFYGGALGLAVYREFGTGPERGVVYFLGGGFLEVSGRSDAPPQPGLELWIQVADAARAHEELLERGVRVLEPPEKKPWGLIEMWIADPDGVRIAVVEVPEEHPMRYRPGI, encoded by the coding sequence ATGGTGCACGTACTGAGCAGCCGGATCCTGCTGAGGCCGACCGACCCCGAGCGGTCCCGGGCCTTCTACGGCGGAGCACTGGGGCTCGCGGTCTACCGCGAGTTCGGCACGGGCCCCGAGCGCGGTGTCGTCTACTTCCTGGGCGGCGGGTTCCTGGAGGTGTCCGGCCGCTCCGACGCCCCGCCGCAGCCCGGTCTGGAGCTGTGGATCCAGGTCGCGGACGCGGCGCGAGCGCACGAGGAGCTGCTGGAGCGCGGGGTGCGGGTCCTGGAGCCGCCCGAGAAGAAGCCGTGGGGCCTGATCGAGATGTGGATCGCGGATCCCGACGGGGTGCGGATCGCGGTGGTCGAGGTGCCGGAGGAGCACCCGATGCGGTACCGCCCGGGCATCTGA
- a CDS encoding DUF5134 domain-containing protein yields MHGPPLAGWLLMALSAAVGTYCLWGTRAGAAGERRAAGGDALMGLGMAVMAVPAPALDIRPWGPAALAVVFGVAALRSLGRARRHPGARAPGGEGVSSPHLHHAVGAFAMVYMSLAMAGSPAPPAPVHGGHATAGHQPAGAPLLTGLLLLYFAVYVLRSVRGLVPVPAVAAGGPGRPAVTNACRLSMGIGMLAMLVTM; encoded by the coding sequence ATGCACGGACCGCCGCTGGCCGGCTGGTTGCTCATGGCGCTCTCCGCGGCCGTGGGGACGTACTGCCTGTGGGGGACGCGGGCCGGCGCGGCGGGGGAGCGCCGGGCCGCGGGCGGGGACGCGCTCATGGGGCTCGGCATGGCCGTGATGGCCGTGCCGGCCCCCGCGCTGGACATCCGGCCCTGGGGGCCGGCGGCGCTCGCCGTGGTGTTCGGGGTGGCGGCGCTGCGGTCGCTGGGGCGGGCCCGGCGGCATCCGGGGGCCCGGGCGCCGGGCGGTGAGGGGGTCTCGTCCCCTCATCTGCACCACGCGGTGGGCGCGTTCGCGATGGTCTACATGTCGCTGGCGATGGCCGGCTCACCGGCGCCCCCGGCCCCGGTCCACGGCGGGCACGCCACAGCCGGCCACCAGCCGGCGGGAGCCCCGCTGCTGACCGGGCTGCTGCTCCTCTACTTCGCGGTCTACGTCCTCCGGTCCGTGCGCGGGCTCGTCCCGGTGCCGGCGGTCGCGGCAGGAGGGCCCGGCCGGCCGGCGGTGACGAACGCCTGCCGGCTGTCGATGGGGATAGGGATGCTGGCGATGCTCGTCACCATGTGA
- a CDS encoding M56 family metallopeptidase: MMVPLALLVLGGLVAALAPRVLTRADWPDREPVLALWVWQCVVAAVLLCCALAMALSAAAAWKAVRGNVFAPAPHGVVEAYALPAYGGWAAPMALTLACGAVWTVAMLTREIHDTRARRRRQRAELLVRSPRLPGEEQGSERLVVLEGDRPEARLLRGGTAPQLVITTGALRRLRGRQLDAVLAHEQGHARARHDWLLHCSSALANGFPQVPVFAAFRDRVHHLVELAADDAASRRFGRLTTALALVELNEDRGVFGPCPTGLSQVPDRVERLLAPAPRLTAARRLRLTAVAALVPFVPVLVTFVPGLRALGG; encoded by the coding sequence ATGATGGTCCCGCTCGCGCTGCTGGTCCTCGGCGGGTTGGTCGCGGCGCTGGCGCCGCGCGTGCTGACCCGTGCCGACTGGCCCGACCGCGAACCCGTCCTCGCCCTGTGGGTGTGGCAGTGCGTGGTCGCCGCCGTGCTGCTGTGCTGTGCGCTCGCGATGGCGCTGAGCGCCGCCGCGGCCTGGAAGGCCGTCCGGGGCAACGTCTTCGCCCCGGCCCCGCACGGGGTGGTGGAGGCGTATGCCCTTCCCGCCTACGGCGGCTGGGCCGCCCCCATGGCCCTCACCCTCGCGTGCGGTGCCGTGTGGACGGTGGCCATGCTCACCCGCGAGATCCACGACACCCGGGCCCGGCGCCGCCGGCAGCGCGCCGAGCTGCTCGTGCGCTCGCCCCGGCTGCCCGGTGAGGAGCAGGGTTCGGAGCGGCTGGTGGTCCTGGAGGGCGACCGGCCCGAAGCCCGGCTGCTGCGCGGCGGCACCGCCCCGCAGCTGGTGATCACGACGGGCGCCCTGCGGCGGCTCAGGGGCCGTCAGCTGGACGCCGTGCTGGCGCACGAGCAGGGGCACGCCCGGGCCCGGCACGACTGGCTGCTGCACTGCTCGTCGGCGCTGGCGAACGGCTTTCCGCAGGTCCCGGTCTTCGCGGCGTTCCGCGACCGGGTGCACCACCTGGTGGAACTGGCGGCCGACGACGCGGCCTCGCGCCGCTTCGGCCGGCTCACGACCGCGCTCGCCCTGGTGGAACTCAACGAGGACCGAGGGGTCTTCGGCCCCTGCCCCACCGGCCTCTCACAGGTCCCGGACCGCGTGGAGCGCCTGCTGGCCCCGGCCCCGCGGCTGACGGCGGCCCGGCGGCTGCGGCTGACGGCGGTGGCGGCGCTGGTGCCGTTCGTGCCGGTCCTGGTGACGTTCGTACCGGGCCTGCGGGCCCTGGGCGGCTGA
- a CDS encoding ATP-grasp domain-containing protein produces MRICLLTPAPDHPLLADATALLKRRHQVESLDPATVTDFPARFPGPAALADVYLLKTRTPHALALARFLEERGAPVLNSAGSTELCQDRTAMAALALRAGLPFVATRTEPALARLALDGTPGPVVVKSRHSRRHDLVARVDDAGQLRALAGQWPDEPVVVQRFTPNDGWDHKLWVVAGRVFAGLRRSELAAPVLDKGTRSLALRELPDGWLDVVLRVGEVFALDVYGVDLLDDGGAPQIVDINAFPGIRGQAGAPEALADLALRTAAGSHRPRVLPGTV; encoded by the coding sequence ATGAGGATCTGCCTGCTCACTCCCGCCCCCGACCACCCGCTCCTGGCCGACGCCACCGCCCTGCTGAAGCGACGTCATCAGGTCGAGTCCCTGGACCCGGCCACCGTGACCGACTTTCCGGCCCGCTTTCCCGGCCCGGCGGCACTCGCGGACGTCTACCTGCTCAAGACCCGCACCCCGCACGCCCTGGCCCTCGCCCGCTTCCTCGAGGAGCGCGGCGCCCCCGTGCTCAACTCGGCCGGCTCCACCGAGCTGTGCCAGGACCGCACGGCCATGGCCGCCCTGGCCCTGCGCGCCGGCCTGCCCTTCGTGGCCACCCGCACCGAACCGGCCCTCGCCCGGCTCGCCCTCGACGGCACGCCCGGGCCCGTGGTGGTCAAGAGCCGCCACAGCCGCCGCCACGACCTGGTGGCCCGCGTGGACGACGCCGGGCAGCTGCGGGCCCTGGCCGGACAGTGGCCCGACGAGCCGGTCGTCGTCCAGCGCTTCACCCCCAACGACGGCTGGGACCACAAGCTGTGGGTGGTCGCCGGCCGCGTCTTCGCCGGGCTCCGCCGCTCCGAGCTCGCCGCGCCCGTCCTCGACAAGGGCACCCGCTCGCTCGCCCTCCGTGAACTGCCCGACGGCTGGCTCGACGTGGTGCTCAGGGTCGGGGAGGTCTTCGCCCTCGACGTCTACGGCGTCGACCTGCTCGACGACGGGGGAGCGCCGCAGATCGTCGACATCAACGCCTTCCCCGGCATCCGCGGCCAGGCGGGCGCCCCCGAGGCCCTCGCGGACCTCGCCCTGCGCACGGCAGCCGGCAGTCACCGTCCGCGCGTGCTCCCCGGCACCGTCTAG